TATGACtcggggtgatcggggggtttcTCTGCTGGCACAGTGTGGGacaactttaaaaagaaaaaaaaaagtcatcaaaAGTCCGAATTTGTAGGTTCAGCACCCTGGACAGAACCGATCTTCATCACTTGACTGACCGCCGTTCACCACCAGCGATCCTCGTAGAAGAGGTGCAGCGTGATCCGAATTCATTGCCGGTGTTCAGAGTCATCTTACCATTCACAAAAAAGAATGGATGACCCGGCTGgatgttcaggagggggggggggggctcgtccAGGATGAGAATTGATTTTGTGGCGTAGTGTGGTGACAACGGTTGGTAGAAGAGTCCCAGTAGGGTCGGCGTCTCAGTTCTTCTTGGGTTTGGGGGTGTCGTACTTCCTCTTGCTGGAGaaccagaggaggagggggatccCGATGGAGGGCAGAGTCATCACCCCAAAGGCTGCCCAGTCCAGAAAGTGGGGGGAGAATCGGCGGTCAAACTCACGCTGAGCCAGAATTCCTCCTTGTCCCGGGGCGCTGGTGTATCCAACCACAACCTGAGCCCCCTCCTGGGCCAGGTAGCTCATGGTGGCGGAAGTGAAGTTGAAGTAGCCGGCTTTCAGAGGACGTAGGACCACGGTGTGGGAGACGTTGCTGGCGGGGGGCGATTCGGTCCCATTTCACGTTCAGCACGCCGGCCACAATCCCGAAATCCTCCGGGGGGAAGGAATCGTCTGAGAGCTCCACATCCAGAGCCGCGCTGGAGCCCACATTGTAGATGTTGTATTGCAGGGTGAGGTCTTTCCCCTCCACCGCATATCGGTTCAGCAGAGACTTGGAGCCCAGGAGCCGCGCACCTTCCTCGCAGTGCCCGAGGGCCAGCAGGACCGCAAACGCAACCAGTAAAGTCTTCATCTCTCTCCACTCCTGACTCATTTGTCTTTTTTtagcaaaatatatatacctTCCCTAAAGGTGGTGTGCAGGCAATGAGTTGTCTCCCTTGAAGGTTTTGGAACATATTAACTATAGCATGGGCCAAACACAAATTAGCACAGAGAAGAAGGTGATTGCTATAAGAAAGTGTCAGCCTCAGAAAATAACACTGCCATGGAGCTTCCTAATCCTCTCTCCTGGCTACTACgaaatttgtttgtttattcCACCATTTTAGATTGCTAATATAACATAATatttgtgtagcgccctgctcctgttgagtaggcaaAATTTagtaaatttagttatctgagctgtagtttagctcagaattttatggcaaattatgggtttctgttccagttcagctgcgttgcgcatcttccacctgactgtggaTGTCGCTGTCACCTGGAGTCAAGGTTGGACTGGGCtgggctgggtgtattgggtgcctcttgcccagAAACAGCCCAGTGGTGTGGTCCCCGCCTCTGtgtattctggggaggggtacttaagggacaaacACCGTTCtggccagggctgtggagtcggtgtCGAGGAGtcagaggaaattttgggtacctggagtcggagtcggcaaacaatgcaccgactccaactccgactcctactaaatttagattgtcggaacatttaggagtcaaaacatttatctaccgactccacagccctggttctggcagggtcttccgatcctgacccgatggccctcctggcctcagggatgtgttagcAGCCTTTTGGTCTCGGGCCAGCTGGCCCGAGGCTCcgctactgagagtaggcccgggagtttctggggcctactggtctagggatggtcctgtgctgtcttctctgcaggaagaagccgaacaattgaGGATTCAATGAGAGGATGGATCCTGGCCAATCTACCTCACAGTGTGGCCGGTTTGGCTGAAAGATTCTGGCACTGTGAGCTGTGTAGTTTCTTTGGAACTTTGCAAGGTGTATGTGTGGTTACATGATTCTGTAGCAGAGGACTGTGTAACGACTCTACGgcattcatcaagtctgtggcagagacttttgaacgagcttcgcaccggctgctaggtcagtgagagaggcctatccggtggtcgctgaatccagtgtggaaacgatttgtcctctggatccaagatcaTACCTGTGGTCCGCAAAGCAAGGCGTCTTCCCTACCCCTCCATCCCTCTGACAGAACTTGTTTATAAAACccttaaagaaaaagaaacaaagtgtTGTTTGTggacatttgtaactcttcaaCAAGGACCCCTAGGACAAACATGGTGAacggtaagg
The Rana temporaria chromosome 6, aRanTem1.1, whole genome shotgun sequence DNA segment above includes these coding regions:
- the LOC120942680 gene encoding LOW QUALITY PROTEIN: translocon-associated protein subunit beta-like (The sequence of the model RefSeq protein was modified relative to this genomic sequence to represent the inferred CDS: deleted 1 base in 1 codon); translated protein: MKTLLVAFAVLLALGHCEEGARLLGSKSLLNRYAVEGKDLTLQYNIYNVGSSAALDVELSDDSFPPEDFGIVAGVLNVKWDRIAPASNVSHTVVLRPLKAGYFNFTSATMSYLAQEGAQVVVGYTSAPGQGGILAQREFDRRFSPHFLDWAAFGVMTLPSIGIPLLLWFSSKRKYDTPKPKKN